CGTTTACGAATGTCCTCTGAAATGTCATGTACATAAGGCAATTCGACCGGACCACCCGTTGTCACCTTATTCCACTTCCCACTGGAAAGTCAGGTGAAAacttttcgacgtttttcagacAAACGATTGCTTATTCGATCGCATTCATGTGCCGAACGAACGTCAACGTCTGGTGGCAGTCAGACTGACTAATCGCTACCTGATATTCGACGCCAGCTGACCATTAATCCACGTAATTAGCCAACTTGCAAATTATTGCCTTTTTGTGTCGACTGCTCACAGCCAACTGCAAACCTAATAATAGTTGACGTCGGACGTTGCCTTTGCCATGACGTTTCGGAGAATACTCGCGCAGTCTTAGCCAGCGTACGGTGAAGTATGGGCTGATAATATGCCTATTCCCAGTTGACTTGAAATAGTTGTCTCAGAATTTTTGTCGATATTAAGTCAACTAATAGCCAACAGTGTGCTACCTGCgatggtttactaaatttcggaAAGTCATAAAGATGCGAGTTAGCCATTTTTTCCAAACATGCTTTGTTACGGTAACGAgactaacttcatcctcatcTTGATTCTACGAAAATATACGTTACACgtatgaaaaagaagaagcaaGCGTAAGAACACGTTGCGGCGCTGCTGAACGTGGCACACTAactctcattctctctctccctcactctcttttttcttttttcagctTCTTCTCCTGCTGATATAAGAAGATCCGGCGCGTACAAATGAGCGGAAGATTCCTTGGTTTGATTTCCCCGTGGGTCACTTGACGGCGGGTTTTCGACCCGACGCGCCGGTACTTTGCACGAGGCGAGTTTGCTACCCCAGGCCATCCAGCCGAAACCATCGGCTTTCTCGCAGTCGAAAAAACTCCTCATGCATGCATGCGATTGTGTCTCGTACCTACTCGGCTCGGTTTCGTCGGGGCTTCCATATAACCAGACGATCGCAACGCAATGTGACCacgtttttttctctaacCATCTCCGGGTCTCCGAGAACTTTTTCGCACTTAATATCGGAGCTACAGGACCAAGGGAGACAAGCAGGTCCTGCACCTACAGACTCCCAAACCTCTGACCAAAGAAATACGATATTGTTCTTGGCCTGTGTGCCGGATGAACTGCAGGGTTGTGGATGAAGCAAGAATTAGCGCGAATGGCCGGATGAACAGCGCCAGGAACCTACGATATCTCATACTGGTTCATGGCGGTTTCAAGCGCCCGGTTTAATATCCAACGAACCGTTGCGGTGGACCACGCTACCTCCATTCTCGGTCATCCACACCCGCCCCATGCTACCTATAccttttctattattcatcaaactgaaaataattattcgacgATAGGTGTAAGTGTGTGACACGTGCATTCGCCTTCAACCATTTTACCAAGTCAGGGATCACAGTGATTATTCAATGTGCCCTCGGAGTGaatgcattttttaaaatattttttcaatgcggtaaacattaatttgaaaatccaCGCTGCAGTGGTTAATCACTGTTGTAACACAggtatgaagaaaaatatttttttttttttagccgcACGGGAtgtttttgataaatattattttttcgagtGTGCCGAATCCAACAATTACTTCCATTTTCCTCCGTCACGTACACTATTTTTGCTAAATACAAggtgtttgcataaaaaaaaaaaagcataacaGTAATGAAAGACACCATCATTTCATTACAATgaactaaacaatatttcttataaaattaaacgaacGATTTCTTTACGAAATGTATTTAACATTCCGTGTTCGTTCGTTTCGCCTacgaaaccttttcttcttttctttgatACGCCTCCGAAGACGCTTCTGCTTTCCATTTTCCCTTTCCCTGTTTGTGTTTATTCTTGAGTCTCGCTCTAATAGATATTAAATGGAAGTAAGAAATCACCTTTGCATaggatttttcaaaccaaGATTAGAATATcagatttcgaataaaaatcggGAATTCAACTATAAACgaaactacaaacacgagttgaagaaaaaacctgaGGCGATGTAACTTTTTGAGTATATTTCCCGGTTTGAGTGAATAAAAATCTGTAAGAAACAGTATAAAATAAACCTGTGCAGGTTTTTTGGGTGGAGACCTATGCGATCTATAATAACCGAGAAAAGTGGCTGTACGATACTACAAAAGTATAGAAACACTGGTGAACCGAACTGCAAGGGTCAGTTCTATTATACTCGCAACAAGACGTATACCACTTGATTCCAGAACTACGAAGCGGCATCAGGTGTAGCCCAACAGCACTTTTTCGTAAAAGACTCGACTAAAATCTTAGTTAAATGGATTTATACACCTACAGTTTGGCAGGAGTCTGCAAGCTCTGCAGGCTTTTATACCGGTGAGTTTCATACGTGAAAATCGACGATCATGAGGGAACAAAGTTAGCCGGGTGACGTGGCTTTAAACCTTCATGTATTATTCTTTCGCTTCCGCGTGGGTATACGTATGAAACTTGGTGTGTAAGGCCGCAGGATACCAATGGCAGATTAGCCCAGGACTTTTAGAGAGATTCATGATAACAACTTTTAAGCGGCGGCCACGTACGTTTCTGCCTTGTAATAACTTCTTTATCCGGCGTCTATTGTACGCGggtcggaaaaaaaatcgctatTCCCCTTAATTTCATTCCGTATTGCCAATCCGCCCGACAATTTGTTGCAGCCAGTATCTCGTGTCGTATTGCGATGACACTGCACAGATTTCCAATGACCAAACATGTCGCACCTACGCCCGTACACCGGATGGGCACCTAAGGCCCAATCAATCACACATGTATCGAGATGTCACGACGCGGGATTAAGGAAGCAAAGTAGACAGTCGCCGTTTGTCGCACCTCAACCTGATACGCGACGATATATACGATTTCGTTATGACCAAGTCAATATCCTGGCTTTGTGCATCCGCGGTCTTTATATTCTGAATCTTACGGCAGACGCTGGTCTATTGATTCCGCACGTTGTGCAGCGCCGATATCAAGAAGGTGAGTGAATTATTCAGGGCCATATAACTGGTATAACTGCAGTGGgcaatttcaaacttttcaagtaTACCTACTTCACACCTACCAATGTTACACGGAATTCGGTGCAGTTTAATAATTTACCGATGAACTGACGAAGATAACACAGGCCTGCGAATCGTAACTTTTAATTTCCCCTTAAAATgataatgcttttttttttataggtaTTCAGGTACGATGAATTAAAATACAGCGCTAGTTTTTTTACAGCACAtagagatttatttttacgcaAACTATGCATattaacagatttttttttttttttaaactgaatGTTTAGTTGTAAAATGAACGGCGTTGGTTTTAAACAAGACTTACGAGACTAGATAAATCAACTCCTGTTCAATCTTTTTCTACTTGCACTTACGTATTGTTCTAAATGTACCTAAAATCACCACAAACAACAACTGCACTGAGGAtagatgaatatttaaatgtcAATACTCGGGTTGTAttaagaaaacagaaaaagaaattttgcagaaaatttgcctgatcgaattttttcactatttttttcatagattcgtaccTAATATCTACCGATATTACTACTTATTGTCAGTTTCGTCAGGGGGAAACCATCGCAGACTTGTGCGATCTGATCAATTTTGCTCACTTTATATCTGTCTCGTACCTACTCGAGTCGAAATTTAAACCCTACCGTAAGCCTACAGATACCATTTAGAATACTTTTTGGTCCTCACGCCCTATTGAGAACCTTTAGTGAGctatatttttcaccgttGGACCCCTTGCGGACCTTAACGTCCTATTATAATCTATTCCGGTACTACGTGCGATGCTCGTCTGATATGAGAGCCTGTTTAATGTCTTGAGGTCCTCAAAAAGTACAGCAATAGCGTCTGGATTGGTGATTGTATTATTCTACTTACTCGGAATAATTAGATGCGATAAGGGACCAAGGTTGCCAAAgtgtaataattcaaatattaacGCGTCATCTGTTgccaaaataataaataatgccCCAAACCTAAGATTTTACTCACCCTAAGAATTAAATAACGCAATTGAGAATTGTCagagtatgaaaaatgaatttaaatcgCGTTACTCATCATCAAAGtaatgagtatttttttcatcgaatttacGGAAGCATTGATCTTAATATTCAATGACTGAAATTATACATTCTGTGGTAAAGGACCCGTAGACGTCTTGAGGATTTAGAGGATACGGAGGACCCGTAGAGGTTTTAAAGATGTCCTACTTTGCACCTGAACGTCGAAGAAACGGAAATATCGGCCAAGTTTATGTCTAGAATAGCTTCTCTTTTTAAAATAAAGTTAATCCTTCACAGGTTTTACTACGTCCTACGAAACGTAGGATTTCCAGGCGTACACGAGGGTCTAAATTTCTACTCGGGTATTTCATACTAATATTATACCTCGTCTCTTGCCTTTTGCAgtgatttttgtttaaaaacgAAGCGACGGCAGATGGCAAAAGCGACCCTTGGAGCAATATGGATGGCGGTGTGGGTGGCAGCCGCGATCGCAGCCTCCCTCAGAGATGTATCTGTCGTATTACCTGGGCGTGAATTTTTCAAGGGGCTACCTGAAGATGGTAAGTCGCCGAGCAAAcgtaatgaaataaagaaaatttgttattttgttaAGTAAGTGACGGCCACGCGGGTCGTTGAAAGGTGTAACATAATATCATCCGTCACGTGCAGAACAACCGGACTATCTAACTTTTGAACTAAGCCGCGGATACACggaaaaatttatggaaaagaaaggaaacaTGTTATTCCGCGATGAGGAATTGGTGATAAACTTTCCGGACGACCTCGGCATTCCGGATGGACTAGTACAAAAGTTTGAggtaatttatatatatatactattcGGATGTAAGTATCCTGCGGTGAATGATTAACAATTAAACATTCATCTAAAATCATTTATGCGCGTGAATATGTTGCAAGACTTTGTAGAAAGTttaaaagaattattcataccCGCGTTGGAGTATATTTAATGTATCCGCAGCTTGCTGCACGTATACAAAAGTGTACATCAATGCGATTTGTTGATCAAACGTTGACTAGTTGACttttttggataatttatAGCAGGTGGATTCATTGATTCTCTTCACCCGTACagtataaaattgtaaattgcaTAGCTTGGTCAGTCGTATAATCCCATTCCCCAATGGGAATCAACTTGTGATATAAAAGTACCACAACTTCCTCATCGAACAGACATCCTCCTAACGTTGCACATCGTCGTCATGTATGCCAATCCAAATTAGTATCACGAGACCAAAGCCTAACGAATCTTTCGTGTCGCGGATAAAAGTCGAGATAAGACGTGATCAGACAGCTTAATTATTGtgtattatatttcattaagAATAATCTTTGCCGTAAACGAGAAAGACAAATCATACAATCCGTACACACAACTACATACGTGTACCTATAATTATATCTATCTTGGaataaaatcaacaaaatcAGGTGTAGAGGGATTTTTGtctattgaaaacaaatattttgttttcttttaaacttgtatgtttatttttttttttttttccttatttattatttattcaacccGCAGtgagttcttttttttttcaaataacaatttgtatcaagttgaatattttcatctcgTGCACAGCAAGCAAGTACAAGGTTCTGCTTCATAATCAACTCTACCTTCAATCATGTTTCAGGCTCTGGAGGTGCCGCAAAATTTCACGGAAAATTTGTACGACCTGGTTAAAACGGAGTTCAATCTTGACGAGCCGAGCATCCGTACTTTGATTCTGTCCCGTAGTGTGTGTTTGGTGAACGGGGTATGCATCGATCTCGACGACATAGGTTCGTTGTGTTGtccattttgattttgattaaTCCTGATCCTTGAAGTCGTTGTACGAAGTTTTCTTTAGAACCTCCGTGACTACTTATAATACATAGAGTacttattatatacatatgattaCGTTTTCTCGTTGGATCAATGCATTCCACCGCAAAAACAACGCTTCTAATGGGATCCAACATGCCGGCGTGCCTGACTAACATACGGCAATAATAAATAGGTgatgatattatattttcatgatCAAATGTCTTGATCGTATTCTGTTAAATCAAGTTAATACAAGGTAGAAAATCCAAAGAACATCtctaattttatcattgaataagattttttcacaacaataTATGTGCTGCTATCAGAAATCATATTCTCATATGTTGGATCCCAATACTTAGTTCgtaaaattgatcaaatatattattatgtataatttaagaTGAAATTATTACACAGTATAAGAATGATTTATGAGCTAGAGTTTACGCTTGTACTGGAATTAAATGtctttaatgaaaattaaattaatcatCTGAACAATAAacgatattatatttatacgtatacatacctcgttttataaatatatacttttCCGTATTACGCGACCGGgataaattaaaatgataataGATCTGGAAAAAAACGAAGGCAATACGGTTGCCTGTTTTTTAAGTTCCTTCACCATTCGCCATTCACAATTCTTTTGCTTTTTGATGTACAG
The sequence above is drawn from the Neodiprion pinetum isolate iyNeoPine1 chromosome 2, iyNeoPine1.2, whole genome shotgun sequence genome and encodes:
- the LOC124211388 gene encoding uncharacterized protein, which produces MAKATLGAIWMAVWVAAAIAASLRDVSVVLPGREFFKGLPEDEQPDYLTFELSRGYTEKFMEKKGNMLFRDEELVINFPDDLGIPDGLVQKFEALEVPQNFTENLYDLVKTEFNLDEPSIRTLILSRSVCLVNGVCIDLDDIGSLCCPF